From the genome of Impatiens glandulifera chromosome 9, dImpGla2.1, whole genome shotgun sequence, one region includes:
- the LOC124914825 gene encoding vacuolar protein sorting-associated protein 2 homolog 1-like encodes MSFLFGRKKSPAELLRENKRMLDKSIREIERERQGLQAQEKKLIAEIKKSAKQGQMGAVKVMAKDLVRTRHQIEKFYKLKSQLQGVSLRMQTLKSTQAMGEAMKGVTKAMGQMNRQMNLPALQKIMMEFEMQNEKMEMVSEVMGDAIDDAMEGDDEEEETDQLVSQVLDEIGIDINSELLNAPSSTITAPSAKNKVAQTEEATTANNDETGIDNDLQARLDNLRRM; translated from the exons ATGAGTTTCCTCTTTGGCCGGAAGAAATCGCCCGCAG AACTCCTGCGGGAGAACAAGAGGATGTTGGATAAATCCATTAGAGAAATTGAAAGAGAAAGGCAAGGTTTACAGGCACAAGAGAAAAAACTAATTGCAGAGATAAAGAAAAGTGCCAAACAAGGGCAAATG GGAGCTGTTAAAGTTATGGCTAAGGACCTTGTTCGAACACGACATCAGATTGAAAAGTTTTATAAACTAAAGTCTCAGTTGCAGGGTGTATCTCTCAGAATGCAG ACATTGAAATCAACACAAGCCATGGGAGAGGCAATGAAAGGTGTGACAAAGGCAATGGGCCAGATGAATAGGCAAATGAATCTTCCAGCACTGCAGAAAATAATGATGGAATTTGAGATGCAGAACGAGAAGATGGAAATGGTATCCGAGGTTATGGGTGATGCCATTGACGATGCTATGGAAGGAGAcgatgaggaagaagaaactGACCAGCTCGTCAGTCAAGTCCTCGATGAAATTGGAATCGATATCAATTCAGAG CTTCTGAATGCGCCATCATCAACTATAACTGCCCCTTCTGCGAAGAATAAAGTTGCGCAAACTGAAGAAGCAACAACGGCAAACAACGATGAAACTGGGATAGACAACGATTTACAAGCCAGGTTAGACAACTTGAGGAGGATGTAA